GTTACTACGGCGGGCTCGTCGACAACGTGCTGATGCGCGCGGTCGAGGTGCTGGCGTCGTTTCCCCAGTTCTACCTGATCCTGGCGCTGACGTCGGTGCTGCCGCCGACGCTCACCAGCCCGGAGCGGATCGTACTGCTGTCGGCCGTATTCAGCCTCACGGGGTGGGGCGGGCTCGCGCGCGTGATTCGCGGCATCGTCCTCGGCCTTCGCGAGCTCGAGTTCGTGCTGGCCGCGCGGGCGGCCGGCCTCAAGGACTTCCGGGTGATCGTCCGGCACGTGCTGCCGAGTACCTCGTCGTACATCATCGTCGCCGCGACCCTGACGATTCCCGGGGTCATCCTCGGAGAGAGCGGGCTCTCCTACCTCGGGATCGGCGTGCAGGAGCCGAGCACGAGTTGGGGGCTGCAGCTCGCGCAGGCGCAGAGCATCGAGGTGTTCACCCAGTTTCCATGGCTCCTGCTGCCCGGGCTCGCGATCGTGATCGCCATCCTCGCCTTCAACTTTCTCGGCGACGGCATCCGGGACGCCCTGGACCCGCGGCAGCGCTCGACGTAGAATGGCGGGTATGATGCCGCCGAACTCGTCGCAGATGAAGCCGCGCGGCGCGGCTCCGGCCGCGCGTACGGCGCGCCGTGCCGCGGAGCGCGGCGGCCGGCGAATGGGGCGCGGGACGGGCCGGCCCGGCTCGAATCCGTCCGCGGTGCCGAAGATCGTGGCGGCGGCTCTGGCGGCCGCGGTCGTGGTCGGAGGCGGGTCTCTTTTGTATGGTAGGATCGCGCAGGTGCAGCGCGGCGCGGTGTTGCCCGACATCCCGCAGGGCATGCAGCACGAGCCGGCGACCCGCGCCCGCGGCGCCGTGGTCAGCATCTCGGGGGAGGCGAGCCGTCCGGAGGCGTCGTACGACCCGTCGTCCGGTACCGTCACCGTCAGCTTCCAGTCCCGCTACTATGACCCGTCGCACACGGCCGCGCTCAACCGGCAGTACCTCGCGACCGAGGGCCGGCTGATCGTCCAGTTGGCGCTCTACCAAAACTCCTCGATCGCCCAGGTGGTCGCGAAGCTGTACCACGGACGGCGGTATCTCGCGACCGTGTCGGGCGCCCCCGGCCAGGACTATGCCGCGTACTCCGTGCAGTACGCCCCCGATCTGCCGAAGTAAAGCTCCCCTAAAGGCGGGGATGGAGGGAACCGCCCCGCCCGACCGTCGAGTAAAGGATTTGGATACACCTTGTGGAATCCCGAGACCGCGCGCCGGGCCGTTCAGTCCGGCGCCAGCGATGCCGCCCGTTGGCGGCGAGTCCAGGGGGGCGACGCGTGGCTGACGCGCTGTTGTCGGTCCGCAATCTGAAGACCTACTTCTATACAGACGAGGGGGTCGTCCGGGCGGTTGACGGCCTCTCGTACGACCTCCAGCGCGGCGAAGTGCTGGGGATTGTGGGCGAGTCCGGGTCGGGCAAGAGCGTCCACGCGCTCTCGGTGATGCGGCTCATCCCCACGCCGCCCGGCAAGATCGTCGACGGCGAGATCCTGTTCGAAGGGCGCAACCTCCTCAAGCTCTCCGACGAGGAGATGCGGAAGATCCGCGGCAACCGCATCGCGATGATCTTCCAGGAGCCGATGACCTCGCTCAACCCCGTGCTGACGATCGGCGAGCAGATCGCCGAGGCGATCATCCTGCACCAGCACCTCGACAAGAGGGCGGCGTGGGACCGCGCGGCCGAGATGCTCGATCGCGTGAAGATCCCGCTGGCCAAGCAGCGCGTCAGGGACTACCCGCACCAGTTCTCGGGCGGCATGCGCCAGCGCGTGATGATCGCGATGGCGCTCTCCTGTAACCCGTCGATCCTGATCGCCGACGAACCGACCACCGCGCTCGACGTGACGATCCAGGCGCAGATCCTCGACCTGATGCGCGAGCTGCAGCGCGAGTTCGGGATGTCGATCATCTTCATCACCCACAACCTCGGCGTCGTCGCGGAGATGTGCGACAACGTCGTCGTGATGTATGCGGGCCGGCCGGTCGAGCACACCGACGTGCGTAAGACG
This genomic interval from bacterium contains the following:
- a CDS encoding ABC transporter ATP-binding protein, whose translation is MADALLSVRNLKTYFYTDEGVVRAVDGLSYDLQRGEVLGIVGESGSGKSVHALSVMRLIPTPPGKIVDGEILFEGRNLLKLSDEEMRKIRGNRIAMIFQEPMTSLNPVLTIGEQIAEAIILHQHLDKRAAWDRAAEMLDRVKIPLAKQRVRDYPHQFSGGMRQRVMIAMALSCNPSILIADEPTTALDVTIQAQILDLMRELQREFGMSIIFITHNLGVVAEMCDNVVVMYAGRPVEHTDVRKTFREPKHPYTWGLLHSVPKLYIRQERLIPIEGQPPSLIDLPPGCPFAPRCPFVMDVCVQADPPDYTVGQGHTAKCYLYSDKATDKDRQAAEKAGLAASTRSGSV